In Acidimicrobiales bacterium, the following are encoded in one genomic region:
- the coaE gene encoding dephospho-CoA kinase: protein MVVIGLTGGIGSGKSTVSAMLAERGAVVVDADAIVRDLQRPGTPVFRAMVERFGPGIVAPDGTLDRAAVAAIAFADPAALADLNAIVHPAVGEEIARRLAEEAPTDHVVVLDVPLLVESGRGDLAGVVVVDVDPDVAVARLVAQRGMTEADARARMARQASREERLARADRVVDNSGTVDDLRRRVDEVWAWARSLAVNAPGSSRATG from the coding sequence GTGGTGGTCATCGGGCTGACCGGGGGCATCGGCAGCGGGAAGTCGACGGTGTCGGCCATGCTGGCCGAGCGGGGCGCCGTGGTGGTCGACGCCGACGCCATCGTGCGGGACCTCCAGCGCCCCGGCACGCCCGTGTTCCGGGCGATGGTCGAGCGCTTCGGTCCCGGCATCGTCGCCCCCGACGGCACGCTCGACCGGGCCGCGGTGGCGGCGATCGCGTTCGCCGACCCGGCCGCGCTGGCCGACCTCAACGCCATCGTCCACCCGGCGGTCGGCGAGGAGATCGCCCGCCGCCTGGCCGAGGAGGCGCCGACCGACCACGTCGTCGTCCTCGACGTGCCGCTGCTGGTCGAGTCCGGCCGGGGCGACCTGGCCGGCGTGGTGGTGGTCGACGTCGACCCCGACGTCGCCGTCGCCCGGCTGGTGGCCCAGCGGGGGATGACCGAGGCCGACGCCAGGGCCCGCATGGCCAGGCAGGCGTCGCGGGAGGAACGGCTGGCCAGGGCCGACCGCGTGGTCGACAACTCGGGGACCGTCGACGACCTCCGCCGCCGGGTCGACGAGGTGTGGGCCTGGGCCCGCTCGCTGGCCGTCAACGCCCCCGGGAGCTCGCGGGCGACCGGGTGA